The following are encoded in a window of Carya illinoinensis cultivar Pawnee chromosome 15, C.illinoinensisPawnee_v1, whole genome shotgun sequence genomic DNA:
- the LOC122296766 gene encoding uncharacterized protein LOC122296766 — MEEDLAMKWEALSLTEKEQGVVVISHSSKERMVQQGQHCLLAMVIAERAVNKKAFKNTIAKVWKCTSWMQFSKVGSNQYLVEFHLEQDLEQVLQGRPWCFDRWLVCLHSFDGKKSVKEIPFSMEIFWVQAHNTPFASMNIDVGQQIGNSIGKCLEVQADTRGICWGEFIRMKVELDITKPIQRGLFLTIEGKKSWIVLKYERLPNLCFRCGCIKHNAKGCSVNNTCSEMR, encoded by the coding sequence ATGGAAGAGGATTTAGCTATGAAATGGGAGGCTCTCAGCCTCACTGAAAAGGAGCAAGGAGTGGTTGTTATCTCACACAGCTCAAAGGAAAGGATGGTGCAACAAGGACAACATTGTCTACTGGCTATGGTCATCGCTGAGAGGGCTGTCAATAAGAAGGCTTTCAAAAACACTATAGCAAAAGTTTGGAAATGCACTAGCTGGATGCAGTTTTCTAAGGTAGGGAGCAACCAATATCTGGTAGAATTTCACCTAGAACAGGACCTGGAACAGGTGCTACAAGGAAGGCCATGGTGTTTTGACAGATGGTTGGTCTGTTTACATTCATTCGATGGAAAGAAGTCAGTTAAAGAGATCCCTTTCTCCATGGAGATCTTCTGGGTGCAGGCACACAACACACCTTTTGCAAGCATGAATATTGATGTTGGCCAACAGATTGGAAATAGCATTGGAAAATGTTTAGAAGTACAAGCAGATACCAGAGGGATATGCTGGGGAGAATTCATACGTATGAAGGTGGAACTTGATATTACAAAGCCAATACAAAGAGGTCTTTTCCTTACGATTGAAGGGAAGAAGTCATGGATTGTTCTGAAGTATGAAAGACTGCCCAACCTGTGCTTTAGGTGTGGTTGCATAAAGCACAATGCCAAAGGCTGTTCTGTTAACAACACATGTAGTGAAATGAGGTAG